A region from the Cannabis sativa cultivar Pink pepper isolate KNU-18-1 chromosome 9, ASM2916894v1, whole genome shotgun sequence genome encodes:
- the LOC133030802 gene encoding transmembrane 9 superfamily member 3-like produces the protein MCYLPQMALAGIFPFSAICVELSSVVYSLWGYENYTQYKFLFVTFILLLIITALINVGLICCKIVSKDHKWWWRSFVYGGSIGLYVYGFCIHYLLYKRSDMSGSLQLSFFLGYMACICYALFLMFGSVGFLASYLFLRQIYHSLHYSKT, from the exons ATGTGTTATCTTCCTCAGATGGCATTGGCTGGGATATTTCCTTTTAGTGCGATTTGCGTTGAGCTTTCGTCTGTGGTTTATAGCTTGTGGGGTTATGAGAATTACACTCAGTACAAGTTTCTGTTTGTAACCTTCATTCTTCTTCTAATCATCACTGCTTTAATCAATGTGGGCTTGATTTGTTGCAAGATTGTTTCTAAAGATCACAAATGGTGGTGGAG GTCATTTGTGTATGGTGGATCAATTGGATTGTATGTTTATGGGTTTTGCATACATTACTTATTGTATAAGAGATCAGATATGTCAGGTTCCTTACAACTCTCATTCTTCTTAGGATACATGGCTTGCATTTGCTATGCCCTTTTCTTGATGTTTGGTAGTGTTGGTTTCTTAGCCTCTTATCTCTTTCTTCGCCAAATTTACCATTCTCTTCATTACTCAAAAACTTGA